GCGTTAGTAGTTATTTCTCCAATTACCATAACAAGACCTGTAGTAACTGCTGTCTCACACGCCACACGTGAATTAGGGTCTTGAACTAAAAGGGCGTCTAGTATTGAATCTGAAATCTGGTCACACATTTTATCTGGATGGCCCTCAGTAACAGATTCTGATGTAAATAATCTTCTCATTTAATAAATCCTCCTCATCTCTAGCATTAAATGCTGTAAACCGTATCACTTGTATATGCCAAGGTGGCACATCGTACATAATGTAGACTTTTTTGCATTAAAAAGCCTCTTCATACACATACGCAGAAGAGGCATAACTACTAAAGTTACCTCATCTGCCAAGAATATATCTCGCAGGAATTGGCACCATCTCACATTGCTGTGCTGGTTGCCGGGTTTCACAGGGCCAGTCCCTCCACCTCTCTTGATAAGGTTCAAGAATTTATTCATTTATTGTGCAACGGATTTTATTTTATATTAGCCAAAACCATATGTCAATATGTTTTTGAAAAATATTTTTTACTATTTTTGTATCAGTTTTATGGAGTAAGCACAGGCTTGAATCCATATACCAATTTTCCATCTGCTTCAGCAAACTGAAGGTATTTTATATCTTGATATATATTGGTTTTTGGCATAGATGCATAGTCTACCACACTGATATAGCTTACATTTCCATCTACTCTAGAGGAAAAACTCTTACCTGAATATACGACATATACATTCTTAGTCTTTGCTTCTTTTTGGATGATTTTGTCAAATGCATTTTGGTCTATACTGTCTGCGGACTTGTCACTGCCTTGAAGCACTATGACTACATTCCCAGCACTTTTTGACATTAGTCCTTTTAAATAGTCCCATTGACCTTTTACTTTGTATACTCCGCCATTTCTGTTGTCCACGCTTATAAATGTTGTATTTCCAACGGTTTTATATTTATATGCCCCATTAAAGGCTTCCTTTGGCGCTGACACCGCTCCTAAAAATGCGTTATCCCCAGCACCTAGAGTCATTACAGCTTGGTTTGAGCTGGCTGAGCTTGCGAGCTTTGCCTTAAATGCTTGATCAATTATGCTTTCTCCACCTGACATGTTTCCAAATACTGCTGCTGTTCCTGAATCCGGAAGAGTTTGAACCATTTTAGTATCAGGTGCATTTTTCTTAAGTACTTCTACTGGAATTTTTCCAGTAACTCCTCCATATGAAGCTACTATATTTCCACTTCCTGATGAAGTCGGCGTGAAATATCTGCCATCAAAGCTCCCTGATATTCCTTCTCCAGAAACCTGAAAACTAGGAGTAGTTATGTCTATAGGATTTTTAGAAGCATCAAAGGCTCTTATAGCAAGCTCTACCTTGTCTCCTTGGAAAATAGTTTCATTTAGCACAGAAATTTCAATCTGAGAGATACTACCTTTTGGAGCTGTATTTTTGATAGTAAGCCCATTTACGAGTGACCTTTCTGCAGATGCCATAGTATTTTGAATTTTGCCGTCTGCCATCAGCTGAGTAGAGCCTCCTCCGTCAAGCATCATGGCATCCTTTGCTCCTAGCGCTTTCATATACGCTTGCATGTCTTTTTCATCCATTCCTATAAACGGAGATTTTCTTCCGTCTACAGTGACTATGAGCATTTTTTTGTCCGCTGTGATTCCTAGAGCTGTTCTTTGACTTTTTCCGCTCACACTCTGGGTTATGGATGTCTCTACTCCATTTTTAAGAAGCATAGTACCTCCACCTATTGCAGTTTTTATATTGTTGTAATTTAAGTTTATATCTGTTTTTAGCTTGACCTTTTCTTCTGGAGTAAAAGCTCCTTGAAGTACAAAGCTATTTGCTCCAGCTGCTAGTATCACGTAACCATTTTCAGGAATTGCCACACTAGGCTGTCCACATCTTACTTCTCTTACGATGTCGTTTTCTACTACTATCTCTGTAAGGTCAAAATAAGTTTTATTAGCGCCTGGGCTGTTAGGAGTGTATTCTTTAGTGTATATTACTATGTTTCCATAGTCTTTACTCGGTTTATTTATTGCTGATATATCTACATTTATACCTCTTGAGCTATTTTCTACTTGAATATTTGAATAAAGGTAAGCAAGAAGTGCGTTGCCTGTAGAGTCAACTAGCAATGAAGCGTATTTATTAAGCTCATAATGAGGACTTGAAAGCTGCTTTCCATCTTTTACTATAGGCCCTATGGAAAATGCTGGGGTAGACATTGAGAAAAAATCACCATTCACTGCCGCAACTACGCCTTGCTCCTGATTTACCATATTGCTAAGTGTTGTTCTGTTTATAAAACCACTTTTATTAAATAAAACATCTAGCTTTACAGATGGATTGTTTAAATCTACTTCAAGTATATTTACGTTTTGGACTCCCCACTCGTAAAAGCTAGATACCTTTTTTAGATTTACCCCTTGACTTAAGGGAATCTGATACCTTGATTCATCTATTACATTTGCAAAGGATACTGCTGGAGCTAATCCAATTAGCATCGCTAGCATAAGAGCCGCAAATTGTTTTTTCATGCCTTACATCTCCTTCTTACATACAAAAGACATACTTTGATGTCAAAAAATCTGTTAATGGTTTTAGTTATACCTTCTCGCACTATATCTTAAGTCAAAAGCAAAAAAGATACAATTACATAGTGATTACAGTTCTGTTTCAGTTAGCCTTCCTATGATATAATACAGATGTTGTTATATAGTGATATTAAAAACTTGCTCTAAACCTACTAGAGTATATCGGAGGATAATATATATGAATGATTTTTTTGTAAACCTCAGTCACGAGGTCTACGTTTTTTTGCTCGCAGCAGTACCTCTAATCGAGCTCAGGGGAGCTATTCCACTAGGAATAGGGCTTGGAATGAGTCCTTGGGAAGCTTACTGGATTTCTGTTGCAGGCTCTACACTTCCTGCTCCTTTTCTCATTCTGTTTTTCAGAAAAATTTTAGAATTTATGGAAGAGAAGAACATTTTTAAATGGTTTACTGATTTTTTGAATAACCATATCTACAAAAAATCAAAAAAACTAAAGGCAGCGAATATACTCGGAATTTATGTATTCGTCGCTATTCCACTGCCTTCTACTGGAGCCTACACAGGCTCAGCACTTGCTTCCATTTTAAATATTCGTATGAAGTATGCTCTTCCTGCCATATTTTTTGGAAACATGACAGCAGGCTTTATCATGATGATGCTCTCACACGCTATAATGCTCTAGCCTAAAAACAGAGCTATGAGAGGTATAGTAACTAGAGACATTAAGGTTGTTAAAAATATAAGCTGAGATGCTAGAAGCTCGTCGCTTTCATAGCGAGTAGCAAATATTGCTACATTTGCAGCTACTGGCATAGCAGTTATTATTATAGGAATCTTTAAAAAATAACCATCTAGCTTTAATATCGTAAAAAGAACAATCATTATCGCTGGAATTACTGCAACTTTTATAACTGCTGTGAGTAGCAGTTTTTTGTTTGCAAAAATTGCATCTACTCTAGTTCTAGCTAGTGTGCTTCCAACTGCCAGCATGGCAAGAGGAGTGGTTGCTGAGGCTAAATATAGTAGCGTACTATCTAGTATCGGTGGAAGTTTAATTGAAAGTATAAACAAAGTAAACCCTATAGCTACTGCTATTGTCCCTGGATTAAGCAAGGCTGCAAGACCTTTTTTCTTAGATGCTGAGCTATCAGAGGATCTGCTGAGCATATGAACTCCAACTGTCCACATCAAAAGGTCAAACGGCATATTAAATAATGAAGTATAGAATATTCCTTGAGTTCCGTAAAGTCCCTGAGTTATAGGGTATCCCATAAAGCCTACGTTTGGAAATATCATAGCTGTCTGAAATACGTCCTTTTCCTTACCCTTTGCTCTAAGTAGCTTGGCAAATAGATATGAAAGCGAAATCGTACCTGCATAAACAGCTATAGCCATTCCTATCATCTTTAAGCTCTGACCTAGTAGCTCTATAGAAAAATCAAACTGCATAGCTCTTATTATAAGAGCTGGAAGCGTAATATATAAAACTAGAGTACTAATTTCTTTAGCTCCATGCTTTGTTATCATCTGCTGTTTTCCTGCTATATATCCAACTAATATCAGCAGAAACAGCACTAATACTTGAGAAAAAATCGTCCAAAAGTCCATTTTTATCACCGTCACTTTTTATAAATTAGGAACAAAATCACAATTATCTTTACTACCATGAAAATAAGCCTGTTTTTAATTTCAAAACTTGTATACATAAAACAAAACCATTTAGATTATTATCTCATAAAAAAGACAAATCTAAATGGTTTTTTTAGTTGTTATAATTTTCTTTATATTTCTTTTTTTATTTTTCTTAATAATTCTTCTTATTTCTTAATAATTCTTAATAATCCTTCTTATTTCTTGTAGGCCTTAGTGTATTGCTCATATATCATCTTGGCTATACCCATAGATTGATTCTTTGACACATCTTCCGCATATCTCTCTAGCATAAAATCCGTCATGATATCCTTGCCTGGAGCTTTTTCTTCGTCTTCATTTTCAGGAATAGTAGCTTTCATCTGCTTGAGCATGATTTTTAGAAATTCCGCTTCCATCTCTCCAGCAACTTTTTTAAGCTTTTCCTTTTCCATCTCGCTCATCTGTTCATCCTTGTAACTTACTGGGATGTTAGTAGGTATAAAAGGCTTAATGTCCATAGTCTACCTCCTATCTTTTAAGTGAGTTTACTGTCTGCATCATATCGTCTGCTGTCTGAATGGATTTTGAGTTTATTTCGTAGGCTCTTTGAGCCATAATCATTCTCACCATCTCGTCAACTAGCTGAACGTTAGATGTTTCTAAAAATCCTTGGTATAGTTTAGTGTCTTTACTTTCATCTTCTTCTATTACTGGCTCGCCTGAGTTTGCAGTCAGAGAGAAGAAGTTATTTCCCATAGCCTGAAGTCCCTCTGGATTAATAAACTGAACTATTTGAATCTCTCCTAGCTCTACTATCTCGCCTGCTTCATCCTGAGCCGTAACCATCCCTCCCTCAGATATAGAGAAGTTTCTCATAGTAGATTCCACTTCTATTACATCATCGTCTGTAGATAGTACGGTATAGCCCTGAGAAGTAACTAGAGTCATAACATCTCCATCCACAGAAAACTTGAAGTTTCCATCTCTAGTAAACAGCTGCTCTGGATTGCCAGTTGGGTTCTCAACTACAAAAAATCCTGGGCCTTCTAAAGCAACATCTGTAGGATTTTCAGTTTTTTCTAGATTTCCATTTGTGAACAATCTAGAAGTAGCAACAGGTCTTACCCCGTGACCTATTTGAAGATTTACAGGTTCTCCTAGCTCAGGGTCGTTTGATACGCTTTTCATCGATGTATAAAGTAAATCCTTAAATTCTGTTTTTTGTTTTTTGAATCCTGTCGTATTTACGTTTGCAAGGTTGTTTGATATTGTATCCATATTTAGCTGTTGTGCTCTCATTCCACTAGCCGCAGTCCAAAGTGCTCTCATATGTATCTTCCTCTCTATTTTTAAATATATATACTTATTTTAGTTATATAAATATTTTTTCTCCTATATCTTCATTAATCCTCAATATATATTATATTTTGCCTATTTCATTTGCAGCTTTTGACATTATGTCATCATATGATCTTATAACTTTTTGACCGCTTTCGTAGCCTCTAAGCAAATTTATCATTTCAGCCATTTCTGATATTATATCTACGTTTGAGCCTTCTAAATATCCTTGGAGCACCTGTCCATCAAACTCAGCTTCATCCGCTTCGATGCCATCTGCCATTGTAAGGTAGCTTTCTCCCTGCTTTATCATGCTCTCCGTGTTTGCTATGTTTACTACTCCAAGTGTATCAATTTCCTCTGGCTCGCCATCTACGGTTGCCACTATGTTTCCAAATTTATCTATGTCTATTTTTGAAGCTCCCTCAGGAACTGAAATTTCATTGTCGCTGGCAGAAAGCACTACATTTCCACTATAATCCACTAAAATTCCTTCTGGATTAATAGAAAAACCACCATTTCTGCTATATTTTATTTGATTATCCTGCATATCTAATATTTTGAAAAATCCTTTACCCTCTATTGCTACGTGAAGAGGATTTTCTGTAGGGTCTAAATTACCTTGATTAAAGTTAATCATAGACCTGTCAGCTAGTGCTCCACCATTCATCGTTCCTATGACCTGAGCATTTACAGCTGTTATAACTCTAGCTACGTCTTGTCCGCCTGCTTGCAGTATGCCGTTTGGAAGTAGGGTAATCGCACCGTCTGGCGCTGAAATCGGATTGCCATTTACATCTAAAAGGTAGGCTCCAAACTTCGCATGAGTATTGCTGTCTGAATCTCTCAAAGCTGTTCTAAGGTATCCTTCCTCATCTCTAGTTATTTTAGCAGATTTATGATATCCTATGCCATGTCTATCTTCCATTCTAAAATATCCCGAGGTTATTTCTATGGACACAATCGAGTCATTTGTTTGAAAATCTGCTGGTGGATCTACGTTTACAAGTTGCCTAGTAGGTCTCAGATTATTTTCTACTCCATTTAGCTTTACCATGAGCTGTTCTGGAAAAGACTCTGTAACTAGAACATCTTTTTTAAATGCAGTAGTTTGAGAGTTTGCGATGTTGCTCGTGATTACATCTATTCTTTTTGAGTCCGTTCTCATGCCATTTGTAGCTGTATAAATACCTCTAAACATAATTCCCTCCAAGTTTACAAAAAGTCTATTAGCTAGGCTAATAGACTCCTTATGTACATCATCTAATTTAATTCAGATTAATGCATTACAGGATATAGCCCTGTAACCTTTATCGACATTTCTATAGAATTTACCTATAGTTCTTTAGTACCTTTTTTTAGTTGAGCGCTGTAATACCTTTATAGAATTAAGTGCTTCTCCCGTTCCTTTTGCAACACAAGAAATAGCATCGTCTGCTATATATACACTTATACCCGTTCTTTTAGCAATAAGCTTATCTAGTCCCCAAAGAAGAGACCCTCCACCAGTCATAAGGATTCCTTTGTCACTGATATCTGCTGATAGCTCCGGTGGTGTTTTTTCAAGCACATAGTGAACTGCATCAGCTATTTGTGCTACACTTTCTCTAAGCGCTTCTAATGTTTCTTCTGAAGATACCTTGATTGTTTCTGGAAGTCCTGAAACTAGGTTTCTTCCTCTTACATCCATAGTTACTTCCGTATCTCTTGGGAAAGCTGAACCGATGTTGATTTTGATTTCTTCAGCTGTACGCTCTCCGATTAATATGCTGTGTTTCTTTCTCATGTACTTCACTATCGCCTCATCGAACTTATCTCCAGCGATTTTTATTGAGGTGCTTACAACTATACCTCCAAGAGATATAACTGCAACATCAGAGGTTCCTCCCCCGATATCTACTACCATACTTCCGTTTGGCTGAGAAATCTCTATTCCAGCTCCTATAGCTGCTGCTATCGGCTCTTCAATTAAGAATACGTCTCTAGCTCCTGCTTCCATAGTAGCATCTATTACTGCTCTTTTTTCAACTTCCGTTACTCCTGATGGTACACAAACTATAATCTGAGGCTTGAAGAATCTAAATAGACCTACTCCTCCAGTAACTTTCTCTATGAAATGCTTTAGCATTTTTTCTGTAACATCGTAATCAGAAATAACTCCGTCTTTTAATGGACGAATTGCAACTATATTTCCAGGTGTACGACCTAGCATCCTTTGAGCTTCTTCACCGACAGCAAGCACCTTATTAGTGCTAGTGTCTATAGCTACAACTGATGGCTCCTGAAGTACTATCCCCTTGCCTTTTACATATACTAGTACTGACGCGGTACCTAAATCTATTCCAATATCTGGCGAAAATCCCATTTCTATATTCTCCTTTTCATCAATAAATTATTCTCTAATCATTTTAACATTATTTGGAAAGAATTAGTCCTCTATTTTTTCAATATTTGCCCCTAATGAGGAAAGCTTCTTCACTATATCTACATATCCTCTTTCGACATGATAAATTTCAGTAACTCTAGTTTGTCCTTCTGCTACCATTCCACTAAGAATAAGCGCTGCTCCAGCTCTTAAATCTGTAGCTACAACATTTGAGCCTTCAAGATTTTTTACGCCTTGAATTACTGCTGATTTTCCCTCTATTTTTATATCTGCTCCCATTCTGTTTAGCTCAGGAACATTCATAAATCTGTTTTCAAATACAGTTTCTATAACCATAGAATTGCCCTCAGCAATGCTAAGCAGTGCCATAAATGGAGACTGCAAATCTGTAGGAAAACCTGGATGAGGCATAGTTTTGATATCTGTAGGCATTATGTTTTTCGGCCCAATAACTCTTATAGTAGATTCACCTTCTTCTACCACGCAACCCATTTCTATGAGTTTTGCCATTACCGGTCTAAGGTGATCTGGAATAACATTTTCCAGCACAATATCACCCTTGGTAATAGCTGCAGCTACCATGTAGGTTCCTGCTTCTATACGGTCAGGAATTACTATATGCTCAGCGCCGTGAAGGGCTTTTACTCCAGTTATTTTTATGGTTTTTGTTCCAGCTCCTTTAACCTTACCACCCATTTCATTGATAAAGTTAGAAAGATCTACTATTTCTGGCTCTTCTGCAGCATTTTCAATAACAGTAACGCCATCTGCAAGAGCTGCCGCCATCATTATATTTTCTGTAGCTCCAACAGAAGGGAAATCCAGATAAATCTTATGACCCTCTAGCCCTTTAGTGTGTGCTTCTACATAGCCATGCTCCATATCTACAAGTGCATTCATAGCTTTAAACCCTTTTAGATGCAAATCAATAGGTCTTGTACCTATAGCACATCCTCCAGGCATTGAAATTTTTGATCTGTTAAATCTCGCAAGCAGTGGCCCCATAATCAAAAATGAAGCTCTCATTTTGCTAACTAGCTCATATGGAGCATCATAGCTATTTATGTTAGTAGCATCAACTACCAAAGTTTCATCTTTAAACTCAACCTTTGCACCTAAGTGGCGAAGTAAATCACTCATTACATGTACATCTCTTAAGTTTGGTACTCCCTTAATTGTAGATACACCGTCTGCAAGAAGTGTAGCTGCTATTACTGGAAGAACTGCGTTCTTTGCTCCACTGATTTTTACATTACCCTTTAATGGTCCGCTTTTTCTCACTAGAATATGAGCCAAATTGTTCATTCCTTTCGATTTTCCAAATATAAATCGCTTTTTTCATCCATTTTTAACCTGCCGGACTCTAATTGTCCCACATCATCTATTATTATAAAGTTGTATGCTATATTTTAAATTTTATTTTTTATCAAAGTCCAAATCTATTTATACCCTTTTTATCTGAACATGTCAATTTATATTTTACTATATAAATCATCTAGATAAAAGTATATATATTCTACTTAGAAAATTTATTGATTTCAAAGCAAATTTTTAGGGTTCTAAAAGTAAACCTTTACTTTCAAAACCCTTTATTCACAATTAAACTCTTGCTAATTCGCTCAATAAAAGCTTTTTAATGAGTCTTTTGACTTTTTATTTAATTCTCAACCAGAGCCTTTTTAACTTGTATTGTGTAAAAGAATTTATTTGTATCATCTACATGAAATATATATTCTTTTCCATTTTCTTCAAATATTACAGATTTTAAAACTATACTTCCGTTATGGTCAATTATATTCTTACTCATCAAATAAGCTGTAGCATCTTCATAGCTGATTTCATTTACTATAGAGGTAAGTAAAACTGCATTTTCTTTAAACCCTAGTGGGAAATGTCCGTTGTCTTCTTGATAAACTCCAATTACACCAACTTTTTCTATTTGATTGTCTTTTCCCTGGAATATCCCTATAAGTGAATTGGTTTTCTTAGTACTGTTTTGTTTAAATGAAATTTCCAAGCCAGATTTCAAAACATCTTCTATGCCTTTGTCGTATTTATAAATTTGGTTTTGCTGCAATAATTTTTCTTCATAAGCCGTTTTGAAAGCTTTTTCTGAGGAGTATAGCATATATTTTTCGACTTTTGCTCCTGCAAAAGAGCCTGCGTTTAACACGTCGCTTTTTGAAAGTACTAACATAGTCATAAAAACAAGCATGATTGAAAAAAGTGTCATAATATGTATTACGCTTAGTTTTCTTCTAGTTTTCTTAGGTCCTTGAATCATAGCTTCCTTAATGTTTTCTCTTCTTTGAATTCTAGCTGCCTGTTTTCTTTCACTGCGACTTGCCTTTCTCATTCTACACTCCCTTTGCAATATTAAGCATATCCTTAAATATTACGTATCTATATTGATAATACTCAGTTAGTATTTATAATACTCTACATTATCAATTTTAATCGATTTGTAATAATCTAATTTTAATTCTTTTTTGAAAAAAAAGCTATAATTTGGTAAAAATAATTGAACTTTTTTCCAAATTATAGCTTTAGCCTTAGGCATATTATTTAATTATAGTTCTATGGAGCTACAGCAGGTTCTGCATACATCACTGGATAGTCTATATACTTTCCAGTTTTTGCATCTATATAGCTTCCACTATAATGTCCATCCTTTGATACAAGTGAATATATTAGTTTTATTACAGGTTCACCTGTTTTTTGAGTTTGATTATAATCTAGGGTATATCTAAGCTGCATAGATTTGTCACTTAAGAATTTTTCCATTGCTTGCTCAGGCTTGATTAGTCCTTCAAGAGAATCGAAAGTTTTTTTGTCATCCCAGTATATTCCCATAGATTCTACTGTTTTAGTAACCCCATTGATTCTAATATCTATAAACTGCTCTTGAAACTCTGCTGATTCAACTTTTCTTGGGAATGTAAAGTAATATTCAGCTGGAGTGTAAGGATTTGATTCATAAACATAATTTACCTGCTCAAAATCCACTTGTTTTAATTGCTCTGGTGCTATTTTAGCAAGCTCCTTAATAGCCATTTCATAAGCTTGCTTATAGTTTATTACAGGTTTTTGGTTTGTTGGCATATCATAAGGCATACCTTCAATATACATAGGCATTCTTCCCATGAAAAGTACTTTGTTGTCTGAGATATTTATGCTTACATAGTATTCTAGCTTGGCCTTTGTATCTTTATAGGTCACGTATACGTTATTTGGGTCATATTCGCTATACTCTACTTTAGGAGTTAGTTCTACGCCGTAGACTTCCTTAAGAAGCATATTCGCCGCCTCTACCGCCTGACCTTTGTTTTCTGCTTTAAATTCAATAGGTTTTATATCTTTAGTAAGATTAGAAACCTCATCAGGAGTCATGTTAAATTTTTCTATAGTAACTGGTCCACCGAAATAATATATATTCTTTGTATGAGCATCTACTGCATCTCCAAAAGCAGTATCTATTATATAAACAGGAATAGCTCTTTTTTCATCACTAGGTGAAGTTACATATTTTAGCTCAGATGTAAACTTTTCCTTAGCAATCTTTAAGGCTTCCTCTGCAGTCAGCTTAGGAGTAGCATCTGGAAATTTTAAGCTCTTAGTATAATTCTGATAAAAAGACACCACTTTTCCTGTTGATAAATCAACACTCACTGATATGAAATCTCCATCGTACTCTATGCCTTCATGAACTCTTTGATAGTAGTAATCTCCCATTACATATTCCTGATTGTATGGTGATTCTTCAAATACTTTATATGTGAACTGTGATAAATCTAAGTCGGTCTTGTCTTTTAAGAATTCCTTTGCTATTTCATGACCTTTTTCTTTAGTCATCTTTCTCTTAGCTTCATAATCTATATTCATATTTGATACAGATATTATTTCTTTATTGTCTTCATAATAAGCTACGTAAGCTCCTCCGCCTCCATTTTCACTTTTCGGCATGAAGCTTACAGAGATATTTTCTCTGAAGTTCTTGTCCTTTGGAAACTGTTCATCGTTATAATCTGAAGAATAAAATACATCCAATATATAATCCTCAGATTTTAACTCAGTCCCAAAATAATCTTTCATTATGGCTTTAGCATAATCTATAGCCTCTAAATCTCTTTTTGTAAGCTCTCTTTGTTCTATAACTGCTGGAACTGTGAGCTTTGAATCAAGCACTCCATTATCCATACCTACCATATTTGAATCCGCAAATGAAATTGCTGGTGAAGTAAGCATCGCGGTCATCATACTAAGTGCAATCAGTTTTTTATATTTCTTCATAAAAAACACCTCCTATTTTGATTTCTACCATAATTATAATTCCCGAATCACCCTCAGGCATTACAAATTACTTACAAATAGGAGGCATTTTGTTACATTCCAATTAATTTTTTTATTCTGTTTTCTATGCCATTTGCCCAGTTAGGGTCTGTAGCATATTTTTTCCCTATAGCACTGATGCTATATCCATTAAAATATTTTCCATCTGGCTGAAGATAATTTTCCGATAGGTATTTTGCCACAGTATCTATGCTCTCATCAAAGCTCTTAAAGCCTTTTGCACTACTGTATGGAGAATTGTCATAGGC
This is a stretch of genomic DNA from Acetoanaerobium sticklandii. It encodes these proteins:
- a CDS encoding YcdB/YcdC domain-containing protein; amino-acid sequence: MKKYKKLIALSMMTAMLTSPAISFADSNMVGMDNGVLDSKLTVPAVIEQRELTKRDLEAIDYAKAIMKDYFGTELKSEDYILDVFYSSDYNDEQFPKDKNFRENISVSFMPKSENGGGGAYVAYYEDNKEIISVSNMNIDYEAKRKMTKEKGHEIAKEFLKDKTDLDLSQFTYKVFEESPYNQEYVMGDYYYQRVHEGIEYDGDFISVSVDLSTGKVVSFYQNYTKSLKFPDATPKLTAEEALKIAKEKFTSELKYVTSPSDEKRAIPVYIIDTAFGDAVDAHTKNIYYFGGPVTIEKFNMTPDEVSNLTKDIKPIEFKAENKGQAVEAANMLLKEVYGVELTPKVEYSEYDPNNVYVTYKDTKAKLEYYVSINISDNKVLFMGRMPMYIEGMPYDMPTNQKPVINYKQAYEMAIKELAKIAPEQLKQVDFEQVNYVYESNPYTPAEYYFTFPRKVESAEFQEQFIDIRINGVTKTVESMGIYWDDKKTFDSLEGLIKPEQAMEKFLSDKSMQLRYTLDYNQTQKTGEPVIKLIYSLVSKDGHYSGSYIDAKTGKYIDYPVMYAEPAVAP